The Synergistaceae bacterium DNA window GATTTATCTTCGTAGAGACAGCACGTTTTATATATCGGAAGCGCAAGGCGTTTTGCTTCACTGTCTATACTATTCTCTTCAACATGAATAAGAGGTCGTATTACTCGTACCTTTGTCCTGGTCATGTATAGATTGGGATGAAAACATTTGAACCTTCCCGAATAAAATAGATTAAGTAGCACCGTCTCTGCTGCATCATCTTTATTGTGTCCGAGGACTACAACATTGCAATCCATTTCGTTAGCCTTATCTGCTAAAATACCACGTCTAAGATTAGCGCATAGTCCGCAAGGAAAG harbors:
- a CDS encoding tRNA 2-thiocytidine(32) synthetase TtcA; translation: FPCGLCANLRRGILADKANEMDCNVVVLGHNKDDAAETVLLNLFYSGRFKCFHPNLYMTRTKVRVIRPLIHVEENSIDSEAKRLALPIYKTCCLYEDKSKRKSTKELIAQLEKQAPDLKSNIIHALKSVKDDEIWK